The sequence GCACCCAGTAGAACCACGCGGCTTTCGGCCAGCGCGCCCGGATGAGCTGCGGCAGGTTGCGGCCGGTGGCGATGCCGAGCGTGGCGGACAGGTGCTGGATCAGCATGGCCATCAGGCTCGCGCCGAGAATCACCCACAGCAGCAGGTACCCGAACTGCGCGCCGCCCTGGATGTTGGTGGCGAAATTGCCGGGGTCCATGTACGCGACGGACGCGATGAAGGCCGGGCCCATGAAGGGCAGCAGGCGGGCCAGGCCGCGTTTCGGGCCGCGTCCGTCGAGGACGGCGGCGGCGCGGGCGTTCATGCGCGCGTCGAGTCCGGCGGGCGGCTGCGGGGGGAGCGGTTCGGCGCGGCTCACGCGTGCACCTCCGCCCGCTGCGGGGCGGCGTTCAGGGCGGTCACGCGGACCTGCTCGGCGACGTGCAGGGACAGCGTGAGTTCCGAGTGGTCGCGCAGGCCGAGGCGCAGCGTCCCGAAAGCCGGGTCGAGGTGCAGGACCTGCAGGTGCGCGCCGGGCGTGAGGCCCGCCTGCACCAGTCCGCGCAGCTGCGCCGCGTCACGCGCGGGGATCTGCGCGACGACCACCCACTCGTGCACGGGCAGCTGGCTGAGGGCAGTCTCGTCGCGGCTGGGGAGGGAGCCGTCGAGGGCGGGGATGGGGTCGCCGTGCGGGTCGTGGGTGGGGTGGCCGAGCCACGCGGCCATGCGGGCCTCGAAGTTCTCGCTGATGACGTGCTCAAGGCGTTCGGCTTCGTCGTGCACCTCGTCGAGCGGGTAGCCGAGCGCCTGGTGCAGGAACGCTTCGAGGAGGCGGTGGTGGCGCAGCACCTCGAGGGCGAGGCCGCGGCCCTGCTCGGTGAGGGCCGCGCCCTGGTACGCGGTGTGCGTGACGAAGCCGAGTTCGCTGAGTTTGCGGAGCATGCCGGTCACGCTCGCGGGCGTGACGTCGAGGGCATCGGCGACGGCCTGGGTGCTGACGCGGCTGCCGGGCTCCG is a genomic window of Deinococcus aquiradiocola containing:
- a CDS encoding metal-dependent transcriptional regulator, with product MSTRLLSHAAEDYLKQLYLLSEPEPGSRVSTQAVADALDVTPASVTGMLRKLSELGFVTHTAYQGAALTEQGRGLALEVLRHHRLLEAFLHQALGYPLDEVHDEAERLEHVISENFEARMAAWLGHPTHDPHGDPIPALDGSLPSRDETALSQLPVHEWVVVAQIPARDAAQLRGLVQAGLTPGAHLQVLHLDPAFGTLRLGLRDHSELTLSLHVAEQVRVTALNAAPQRAEVHA